One Peptostreptococcus equinus genomic window carries:
- a CDS encoding Spx/MgsR family RNA polymerase-binding regulatory protein yields the protein MNTLICYKKCTTCKGVEKLMKEKSIDYKLREIDIENPSAEEIKIWRDKTGLPLKRFFNTSGKIYREQALSSKLKNMSDQEQYDLLATDGMLVKRPILIMEDGHIYVGPDVKKYIENL from the coding sequence ATGAATACGCTGATATGCTATAAAAAATGCACTACTTGTAAGGGTGTAGAAAAGCTAATGAAAGAAAAATCTATAGACTATAAACTTAGGGAAATAGATATAGAGAATCCTAGTGCAGAGGAAATAAAGATATGGAGAGATAAAACAGGTTTACCACTAAAAAGATTTTTTAATACAAGTGGTAAGATATATAGAGAACAAGCTTTATCTTCAAAATTAAAGAATATGAGTGATCAAGAACAATATGATTTATTGGCTACTGATGGTATGTTGGTAAAAAGACCCATATTAATAATGGAAGATGGACATATTTATGTTGGTCCAGACGTGAAAAAATATATAGAAAATTTATAA
- a CDS encoding GlsB/YeaQ/YmgE family stress response membrane protein produces the protein MGIISWLIVGALAGWLGSIIMGKNAQMGAIANIIVGIIGAFIGGFIAQSFGGSGVSGINLYSIAISVLGAVVLLFIVGLIQRKR, from the coding sequence ATGGGAATAATATCATGGTTAATAGTAGGAGCATTAGCAGGATGGTTAGGTAGTATAATAATGGGTAAGAACGCTCAGATGGGTGCAATTGCTAACATTATAGTAGGTATTATAGGTGCTTTTATAGGTGGATTTATAGCACAGTCGTTCGGAGGCAGTGGTGTAAGTGGTATAAACCTATATAGTATAGCCATTTCAGTATTAGGTGCGGTAGTTCTTCTATTTATAGTTGGATTAATTCAAAGAAAAAGATAA
- a CDS encoding ABC transporter substrate-binding protein — MKKNKIFSLKTLALASLICATSIFSTGCGSSGQGSSKVLNVYNVGDYIDESLITQFEEETGIKVQYSTYDTNEMMYQKVKSGSTKYDLVFPSDYMVQKMSREGMLKKINFNNVPNYKYVDKEFKNTKYDPTNEYSVPYMWGTLGIVYNKKMVDKAPTSWDDLWNPKYKRNLLMFDSVRDTMGVALKRLGYSMNTTDPKEISRAEKLLEKQKPIVLAYVNDDGKDRMIGEEAAMGIFYSGDVPLMKGENENLEYVIPKEGTNVWTDAICIPNTADNEDWAEAFINFLCDPEVNAKNAEYIGYSTPISQGKNKLPEEMRNDKTLYPDPSILKKCEPFLDLEDKIKLYDKSWIKLKSF; from the coding sequence ATGAAAAAAAATAAAATATTTTCATTAAAAACACTAGCATTAGCTAGTTTAATATGTGCCACATCAATATTTTCAACTGGGTGTGGTAGCTCAGGGCAAGGATCTTCAAAAGTGCTAAACGTATATAATGTCGGCGACTATATTGATGAATCTCTGATTACTCAATTTGAAGAAGAAACAGGTATAAAGGTACAGTATTCAACTTATGATACAAATGAAATGATGTATCAAAAAGTGAAGAGTGGTAGTACAAAATATGATCTAGTATTTCCTTCAGATTATATGGTTCAAAAAATGAGTAGAGAAGGTATGTTGAAAAAAATTAATTTCAATAATGTGCCAAACTATAAATATGTAGATAAAGAATTTAAAAATACAAAATATGATCCTACAAATGAATATTCAGTACCATATATGTGGGGGACTCTTGGAATTGTATATAATAAAAAAATGGTTGATAAAGCTCCAACTTCTTGGGATGATTTATGGAATCCAAAATATAAAAGAAATTTACTGATGTTTGATTCAGTAAGAGATACAATGGGAGTAGCCCTGAAAAGGTTGGGATATTCTATGAATACTACTGACCCCAAAGAAATATCTAGAGCAGAAAAGTTGTTAGAAAAGCAAAAGCCAATTGTTCTTGCTTATGTGAACGATGATGGTAAGGATAGAATGATAGGTGAAGAAGCAGCTATGGGAATTTTCTATTCTGGTGATGTACCTTTAATGAAAGGTGAAAATGAAAATCTAGAATATGTAATACCAAAAGAAGGTACAAATGTTTGGACAGATGCCATCTGTATACCAAATACAGCAGATAATGAGGACTGGGCAGAAGCTTTTATCAATTTTCTGTGTGATCCAGAAGTAAATGCAAAAAATGCAGAGTATATTGGATATTCAACACCTATATCTCAAGGAAAAAATAAACTTCCAGAAGAAATGAGAAATGATAAAACTCTTTATCCGGATCCAAGTATTTTAAAGAAATGTGAACCATTTTTAGATCTAGAAGATAAAATCAAACTATATGATAAATCATGGATTAAATTAAAAAGTTTTTAG
- a CDS encoding ABC transporter permease produces MAVLNGFTLKWYVELFKNETILSALYYTVTIAIIASVVSTIFGTITSIGIHKMKKGKAKSALLNINYLPVLNTEIVTGVAIMSLFAFAKMDFGFNTMLISHIMFCTPYVILSVLPKLRQLPDNIEEAALDLGATPWYAIRKIIIPQIKPGVISGFLMAFTMSIDDFIISFFNTGNGVSNLSIEIYGMARRGIKPEINALSTLMFATVLVLLFLANRKESIIKNVANRM; encoded by the coding sequence ATGGCAGTATTAAATGGATTTACTTTAAAGTGGTATGTAGAACTATTTAAAAATGAAACAATTCTATCAGCGCTTTATTATACTGTGACAATTGCTATAATAGCTTCTGTAGTTTCTACGATATTTGGAACTATTACATCTATTGGTATTCATAAAATGAAAAAAGGTAAGGCAAAATCAGCTCTATTAAATATAAATTACTTACCAGTATTAAATACAGAAATAGTAACAGGTGTAGCTATAATGAGTTTATTTGCTTTTGCAAAAATGGATTTTGGTTTTAATACAATGTTAATATCACATATAATGTTTTGTACACCTTATGTAATATTATCAGTGTTGCCAAAGCTAAGACAGCTACCAGATAATATTGAAGAAGCTGCTCTGGATTTAGGAGCAACTCCATGGTACGCAATTAGAAAAATAATAATTCCTCAGATAAAACCTGGTGTAATATCAGGCTTTTTGATGGCATTTACAATGTCTATTGACGATTTTATTATTTCATTTTTCAATACAGGAAATGGAGTAAGTAATCTTTCAATAGAAATATATGGTATGGCTAGACGTGGTATTAAGCCAGAAATAAATGCATTATCAACATTGATGTTTGCTACAGTTCTAGTACTTTTATTTTTGGCAAATAGAAAAGAATCAATTATTAAAAATGTAGCAAATAGAATGTAG
- a CDS encoding ABC transporter permease has product MKKFFDFEEREVDQGSRLTYPYWIWSIIFVVIPLILVLYYSFTQVDGNGRSFLTLDNYRQVVNPIFFKVFVRSFLLAGGSTLACIILGYPVAYIIAKKAPSKSGSLILLFILPMWMNFLLRTYAWIAILGKNGLLNSLFGLFGINPGSILYTNSAVMLGMVYNFLPFMVLPIYTALQKMDRDLINAAKDLGASSVVVFRKVIFPLSLPGVMSGITMVFMPCVTTFAISRLLGGGKTMLVGDLIEQQFTTVGDWNFGSSLSIVMMLIILISMAMMNNMDKEEVKGGGRHK; this is encoded by the coding sequence ATGAAGAAATTTTTTGATTTTGAAGAAAGAGAAGTGGATCAAGGATCTAGACTTACATATCCCTATTGGATTTGGTCTATTATATTTGTTGTAATTCCATTGATATTAGTTTTATACTATAGTTTTACTCAGGTAGATGGAAATGGTAGATCATTTTTGACATTGGATAACTACAGACAGGTTGTAAATCCAATTTTCTTTAAGGTATTTGTTAGATCTTTCCTTTTAGCTGGAGGATCTACACTAGCATGTATAATTTTAGGATATCCAGTAGCCTATATAATAGCAAAAAAAGCTCCTTCAAAAAGCGGAAGTTTGATTTTATTATTTATACTTCCGATGTGGATGAATTTTTTGCTTAGAACTTATGCTTGGATAGCTATTCTTGGAAAAAATGGCCTATTGAATTCATTATTTGGATTGTTTGGGATAAATCCAGGATCAATATTATATACAAATTCGGCTGTAATGCTAGGAATGGTATACAATTTCTTACCATTTATGGTGCTACCAATATATACGGCACTTCAAAAAATGGATAGAGATTTAATAAATGCAGCCAAAGACTTAGGTGCAAGTAGTGTTGTAGTATTTAGAAAAGTAATATTTCCACTAAGTTTACCGGGTGTGATGAGCGGTATTACAATGGTATTTATGCCATGTGTAACTACATTTGCTATATCAAGATTATTAGGTGGTGGAAAAACTATGTTGGTAGGAGATTTAATTGAACAGCAATTTACAACTGTAGGAGATTGGAACTTTGGTTCATCGCTTTCAATAGTAATGATGTTGATAATATTAATATCAATGGCTATGATGAATAATATGGATAAAGAAGAAGTGAAGGGAGGCGGACGTCATAAATAA
- the potA gene encoding spermidine/putrescine ABC transporter ATP-binding protein, producing MNNNIIELKNISKTYDDLTVLDDFNLSISENEFLTLLGPSGCGKTTLLKIIGGFEFADEGDVFFGGYKVNNVPPNQRNINTVFQKYALFPHMNVYDNVAFGLKIKKMDKEDIDKKVREMLTMVSLSGFEDRSISSLSGGQQQRVAIARALVNEPKVLLLDEPLGALDLKLRQEMQVELKKIQKKLGITFIFVTHDQEEALSMSDTIVVLNKGVIQQVGSPIDIYNEPENAFVANFIGESNIIDGIMHDDYDVEFSNTRFECVDKGFEKDEEVDVVVRPEDIIMVDEASGMITGVVKSSTFKGVHYELEVEENGRMWLLQNTKSAPIGSRLGMIINPEDIHIMHKGDA from the coding sequence TTGAATAATAATATTATAGAGCTAAAAAATATTTCAAAAACATATGATGATTTAACTGTATTGGACGATTTTAATCTTAGTATAAGCGAGAATGAATTTCTTACATTACTAGGACCAAGTGGATGTGGAAAAACAACATTACTTAAGATAATAGGTGGTTTTGAGTTTGCAGACGAAGGTGATGTATTCTTTGGCGGATACAAGGTAAATAATGTTCCTCCAAATCAAAGAAATATAAATACTGTATTCCAAAAATATGCATTATTTCCGCATATGAATGTATATGATAATGTAGCATTTGGTCTAAAAATAAAAAAAATGGATAAGGAAGATATAGATAAGAAAGTAAGAGAAATGCTTACAATGGTATCACTATCAGGTTTTGAAGATAGGAGTATATCATCATTATCAGGTGGTCAACAACAGAGAGTTGCAATAGCTAGAGCTCTTGTTAATGAGCCAAAGGTTTTATTGTTAGATGAACCACTTGGAGCACTAGATTTAAAACTAAGACAAGAAATGCAAGTGGAGTTAAAGAAAATACAAAAGAAACTTGGAATTACATTTATATTTGTAACTCATGACCAAGAAGAAGCTCTATCTATGAGCGATACAATTGTTGTTCTAAATAAAGGTGTAATACAGCAAGTAGGTAGTCCAATAGACATATATAATGAACCAGAAAATGCTTTTGTAGCGAACTTTATAGGTGAAAGTAATATTATTGATGGAATAATGCACGATGACTATGATGTGGAATTTTCAAATACTAGATTTGAATGTGTTGATAAGGGATTTGAAAAGGATGAAGAGGTAGATGTAGTAGTTAGGCCAGAAGATATAATAATGGTTGATGAAGCTAGCGGTATGATAACTGGTGTTGTAAAATCTTCTACTTTCAAGGGTGTTCACTATGAGTTAGAAGTTGAAGAAAATGGAAGAATGTGGTTACTTCAAAATACTAAATCGGCACCAATTGGTAGTAGGTTGGGTATGATAATAAATCCTGAGGATATACATATCATGCACAAAGGAGATGCTTAA
- a CDS encoding helix-turn-helix domain-containing protein, producing the protein MDIGEKVKRLRTEKQLTQEELANRCELSKGFISQLENDLTSPSIATLIDILDVLGTNLREFFAEEVNEKITFKKDDMFEVEDFDNKYTFRWLVPNSQKNDMEPVLVKIEPDGKYKEEKPHEGEEFGYVIKGTICLYMGNKKFKVRKGESFYYKPKEVHYITNEGKVPAMLIWVSSPPSF; encoded by the coding sequence ATGGATATTGGAGAAAAAGTAAAAAGACTAAGAACAGAAAAACAGTTGACCCAGGAAGAGTTGGCGAATAGGTGTGAATTGTCTAAAGGATTTATTTCACAACTTGAAAATGATTTGACTTCACCATCTATTGCAACTCTTATTGACATTTTAGATGTTCTAGGAACAAATTTAAGGGAATTTTTCGCTGAAGAAGTAAATGAAAAAATTACTTTTAAAAAAGATGATATGTTTGAAGTTGAAGATTTTGACAACAAGTATACATTTAGGTGGTTGGTTCCCAATTCACAAAAAAATGATATGGAGCCAGTTTTAGTAAAAATAGAACCAGATGGCAAATATAAGGAAGAAAAACCTCATGAAGGTGAGGAATTTGGTTATGTTATTAAAGGTACAATATGCCTATACATGGGCAACAAGAAATTTAAGGTAAGAAAGGGCGAGAGCTTTTATTATAAGCCAAAAGAAGTACACTATATTACTAATGAAGGTAAAGTGCCAGCTATGCTTATATGGGTGAGTTCTCCTCCATCATTTTAA
- a CDS encoding diacylglycerol/lipid kinase family protein, translating into MYKKNSEIKLCGLKLYIVAHIGSGGKTGHKSLKKTIKKCIKSSIEFEYFISEYKGHTIKLVQDIARRIENDNSINQSNENSFDKLNKVSKLLIIGGDGTLSEAISSLKKLDIDIPIAYLPSGTGNDFSREVKYKKDVDSVISKLQRIDIPTEIEIIKFTNLKDNSVDYAVNSVGFGFDALIIYLSEKSHFKTTFKKIGIGKLSYIIYIFEALINKYKFSVNIYDSNSKKYSYDNLLIACLMNHPYIGGGVKLDPYLRSNDHKLSIIIGYDISIHNIGKIIYQVLKTSDHIEKNDNIVRLVSDEFTIENKLASHIQVDGESWNKDIYKIHFKLDKQKFWI; encoded by the coding sequence ATGTATAAAAAAAATAGTGAAATTAAACTTTGTGGCTTAAAGTTGTATATAGTAGCACATATAGGTTCTGGCGGTAAGACTGGACATAAATCTCTAAAAAAAACCATAAAAAAATGTATAAAATCAAGTATTGAGTTTGAATATTTTATATCTGAATATAAAGGACATACAATAAAATTAGTACAGGATATAGCTAGAAGAATAGAAAATGATAATTCTATTAATCAATCAAATGAAAACTCTTTTGATAAATTAAATAAGGTATCCAAATTATTAATAATAGGTGGAGATGGTACTCTTAGTGAAGCAATATCATCACTAAAAAAGTTAGATATAGATATTCCTATAGCCTATCTACCTTCTGGTACAGGCAATGATTTCTCAAGAGAAGTTAAATATAAAAAAGATGTAGATTCGGTGATTTCTAAATTACAAAGAATTGATATTCCAACAGAGATAGAAATAATAAAATTCACGAATTTAAAAGATAATTCTGTCGACTATGCAGTAAATAGTGTGGGTTTTGGATTTGATGCCTTGATAATTTATTTAAGCGAAAAATCTCATTTCAAAACAACCTTTAAAAAAATTGGTATCGGTAAGCTATCTTATATTATTTATATATTTGAAGCATTAATTAATAAATATAAATTTAGTGTAAATATTTATGACTCCAATTCAAAAAAATATTCTTATGATAATCTTCTAATAGCCTGTTTGATGAATCATCCATATATTGGTGGTGGAGTAAAATTAGACCCTTATTTAAGATCTAATGACCATAAATTAAGTATAATAATCGGATATGATATAAGTATTCACAATATAGGCAAGATAATTTATCAAGTATTGAAAACATCAGATCATATTGAAAAAAATGATAATATTGTAAGGCTAGTCTCTGATGAATTTACAATAGAAAATAAACTTGCATCACATATTCAAGTAGATGGCGAATCTTGGAATAAAGATATATACAAAATTCATTTTAAACTGGATAAGCAAAAATTTTGGATATAG
- a CDS encoding DUF1905 domain-containing protein, with the protein MYEFIAVIKESQIGKGGAYVVFPYDIRKEFGKGRLKVHATFDGEEYDGSIVNMGIKNPDGSICYILGIKKEIRKKIGKDIGDKVKVRVEEQGR; encoded by the coding sequence ATGTACGAATTTATTGCAGTAATAAAAGAGTCACAAATAGGCAAAGGTGGAGCTTATGTAGTGTTTCCTTATGACATAAGAAAAGAATTTGGAAAAGGTAGATTAAAGGTCCATGCTACATTTGATGGTGAAGAATACGATGGTAGTATAGTCAATATGGGAATAAAAAATCCAGATGGTAGTATTTGCTATATATTAGGTATTAAAAAAGAAATTAGAAAAAAGATAGGAAAAGATATTGGTGATAAAGTAAAGGTTAGAGTCGAAGAACAGGGACGATAA
- a CDS encoding SDR family NAD(P)-dependent oxidoreductase: protein MTNKLALITGASSGIGREFARYLSSIGYNLILVARREDRLLELKKILPTNVEVVTKDLSNRQSAYELYEEFSNRDIDVLINNAGFGDLETFDKADNDKLLHMIELNVVATHILMKKFLEDFVKKNKGYILNVGSSAGLMPGGPYMATYYASKAYVVSLSNAVYRELKNSNSNVMLSVLCPGPVDTEFNEVANCKFSLSGISPQYCAKYAIDQMFKGKVVIVPSIKMKFGIFFSRFLSIKYLVKICGKQQKKKG, encoded by the coding sequence ATGACAAATAAATTGGCTCTTATAACCGGTGCTAGTTCTGGTATAGGTAGAGAGTTTGCTAGATATTTATCTTCTATTGGCTATAATTTAATATTAGTAGCAAGGAGAGAAGATAGGTTGTTGGAATTGAAAAAGATATTGCCTACAAATGTTGAAGTGGTAACTAAAGATTTATCTAATAGGCAATCTGCTTATGAATTATATGAAGAATTTTCTAATAGAGATATTGATGTATTAATAAATAATGCTGGATTTGGGGATTTGGAAACCTTTGATAAAGCTGATAATGATAAGCTATTACATATGATCGAATTAAATGTAGTGGCAACACATATACTCATGAAGAAATTTTTAGAAGATTTCGTTAAAAAAAATAAAGGATATATTTTAAATGTAGGTTCTAGTGCAGGTTTGATGCCAGGAGGACCATATATGGCAACTTATTATGCTAGTAAGGCGTATGTAGTGAGTTTATCCAATGCTGTATACAGGGAACTTAAAAATTCAAATTCAAATGTAATGTTAAGCGTATTATGTCCAGGTCCCGTGGATACAGAATTTAATGAGGTAGCAAATTGTAAGTTTTCACTATCTGGAATATCACCTCAGTACTGTGCTAAATATGCAATTGATCAGATGTTTAAAGGAAAAGTAGTTATAGTTCCATCTATAAAAATGAAATTTGGAATATTTTTTTCTAGATTTTTATCTATAAAATATTTGGTAAAAATATGTGGAAAACAGCAAAAAAAGAAAGGGTAA
- the bcp gene encoding thioredoxin-dependent thiol peroxidase, protein MKIGEKAIDFTLKDKNGKDVSLSDYKGKKIILYFYPKDNTPGCTKQACNFRDNYPHFQEKGAVVIGISKDGQKAHTNFTEKYDLPFMLLSDPDLEVIQKYGVWKEKKIFGKTALGVVRTTFLIDEDFKVADIMDGKRMKASTNAEDVLKSDFLK, encoded by the coding sequence ATGAAGATAGGAGAAAAAGCTATAGATTTTACTTTAAAGGATAAGAATGGAAAAGACGTAAGTTTAAGTGATTATAAAGGTAAAAAAATAATACTATATTTCTACCCAAAAGATAATACACCTGGGTGTACAAAGCAGGCTTGTAATTTTAGAGATAATTATCCACATTTTCAAGAAAAGGGAGCAGTAGTAATAGGTATTAGTAAAGATGGTCAAAAAGCACATACAAATTTTACAGAAAAATATGATTTACCATTTATGCTTTTATCTGATCCAGATTTAGAAGTAATACAGAAGTATGGTGTTTGGAAAGAAAAGAAGATATTTGGAAAAACAGCTTTAGGGGTTGTGAGAACTACCTTTTTAATAGATGAAGACTTCAAGGTAGCTGATATAATGGACGGTAAAAGAATGAAGGCTTCAACTAATGCAGAGGATGTATTAAAAAGCGACTTTTTAAAGTAA
- a CDS encoding glutamate synthase-related protein, with protein sequence MAKYRCVVCGFIYDEEKEGRPFEQLERCPLCKVKRDKFELIQEDNNIEEKVLDIQNKESVKKDVQRLVDEAEEMKKDESLEIEPALIRKDPTERYMSEIHEMSISGQMLSAAMSTKIAMPSWDDILIMGAQLNPPPLDDGFPVNIQTVIGKNAKKPMVLESPVYISHMSFGALSAETKEALARGSAMANTAICSGEGGMLPQERDNAYKYIFEYVPNLYSVTDENIRNSDAIEIKIGQGTKPGMGGHLPGNKVTEDIARIRGFRVGEDIQSPSKFPGINSKEDLKNLVYELRERSGGRPIGIKIAAGKLEKDLEHCVFAEPDFITIDGRGGATGSSPYFLRESTSVPTIYALHRARKYLDEAGSDIQLVMTGGFRVSPDYAKAIAMGADAIAISSAALIAIACQQYRICGSGNCPVGIATQDPKLRSRLKIDKSAQRLANYLNVCADELRLFARITGHEDIHDLSLEDLCTVNREIAENTFIEHA encoded by the coding sequence ATGGCAAAATATCGTTGTGTCGTATGTGGTTTTATATATGATGAAGAAAAGGAAGGACGTCCTTTTGAGCAATTAGAGCGCTGTCCTTTATGTAAGGTTAAAAGAGATAAATTTGAATTAATCCAAGAGGATAATAATATTGAGGAAAAGGTTTTAGATATTCAGAATAAAGAATCGGTTAAAAAGGATGTTCAAAGATTAGTAGATGAAGCAGAAGAAATGAAAAAGGATGAATCTTTAGAAATAGAACCTGCTCTAATACGCAAAGACCCTACAGAAAGGTATATGTCTGAAATACATGAAATGTCCATTAGTGGACAAATGCTAAGTGCAGCTATGAGCACAAAAATTGCTATGCCTTCTTGGGACGATATACTTATAATGGGTGCACAACTGAATCCCCCACCATTAGATGATGGTTTTCCTGTAAATATACAAACTGTAATAGGAAAAAATGCAAAAAAACCTATGGTATTAGAATCTCCTGTCTATATTTCGCATATGTCATTTGGTGCACTTTCTGCTGAGACAAAAGAAGCCCTTGCAAGAGGTAGCGCTATGGCAAACACAGCAATATGCAGTGGTGAAGGCGGTATGCTACCACAAGAAAGAGATAATGCATATAAATATATATTTGAATATGTTCCAAACCTTTATAGTGTAACTGATGAAAATATTAGAAATTCTGATGCAATAGAAATAAAAATAGGACAAGGTACAAAACCAGGTATGGGTGGACATCTCCCAGGAAATAAAGTGACTGAAGATATAGCAAGAATAAGAGGCTTTAGAGTTGGAGAAGATATACAAAGTCCTTCAAAATTCCCTGGTATAAACAGCAAAGAAGATTTAAAAAACCTAGTTTATGAATTGAGAGAACGTTCTGGAGGTCGTCCAATAGGTATAAAAATAGCGGCTGGAAAATTAGAAAAAGATTTAGAGCACTGTGTATTTGCAGAACCTGATTTTATTACTATAGATGGAAGAGGTGGAGCTACAGGTTCAAGCCCATATTTCTTGAGAGAATCTACTTCTGTTCCAACTATATATGCACTCCATAGAGCTAGAAAATATTTAGATGAGGCTGGATCAGATATACAACTCGTAATGACTGGTGGATTTAGGGTTTCTCCAGATTATGCAAAAGCTATTGCAATGGGAGCGGATGCAATAGCCATATCTTCTGCAGCATTAATTGCAATAGCTTGTCAACAATATAGAATATGTGGTTCAGGTAATTGCCCAGTTGGTATCGCCACTCAAGATCCTAAGCTAAGATCAAGACTAAAAATAGATAAATCAGCCCAGAGATTAGCTAACTATTTGAATGTATGTGCTGATGAATTAAGACTTTTCGCTCGAATTACTGGTCACGAAGATATTCACGATTTATCTTTAGAAGATTTATGTACTGTAAATAGAGAAATCGCTGAAAATACATTTATTGAACATGCATAA
- a CDS encoding FMN-binding protein, protein MSIKRIFLTIIICILTTILISYGSDIKNTNTKNIKSIYENSNSKNEVNDDNADNTVINNESSESFIYKDGEYTGVGNGFRGETKVSVKVESGKISNIQILESQDDDKYLDRASELINQIIESQSTTVDTVSGATYSSNAIIQAVDNALESAK, encoded by the coding sequence ATGAGCATAAAAAGAATTTTTTTGACTATAATAATATGTATACTTACAACTATATTAATAAGTTATGGAAGTGACATAAAAAATACAAATACAAAAAATATTAAAAGTATATATGAAAACAGCAATAGTAAAAATGAAGTCAATGATGATAACGCTGATAATACAGTCATAAATAATGAGTCATCAGAAAGTTTCATATATAAAGATGGAGAGTATACTGGTGTTGGTAATGGATTCAGAGGGGAGACAAAGGTAAGCGTCAAAGTAGAATCTGGTAAGATAAGTAATATACAGATTTTAGAGAGTCAAGATGATGATAAATACTTGGATAGGGCATCAGAATTAATAAATCAAATAATAGAAAGCCAATCCACAACTGTCGATACGGTTAGTGGAGCTACATATAGTTCAAATGCCATAATTCAAGCAGTAGATAACGCACTTGAATCAGCAAAATAA
- a CDS encoding ferric reductase-like transmembrane domain-containing protein: MRIILSFLIVTLLAYILSKKINKYCKEIYIVSLLISGIVLWHTYLSLNGYIITYSPILNILMDAIKSGALGGAIFILVMYMGVFDKSNNFTRRLRKNRGVLSIIGSILLLPHILAYMISYIQNATILTENGFNFVLALVLFVSGLIAFIIMVPLFITSFIKIRKNMDRGKWKKIQANAYIFYAMIFIHVIALYLSKNPSYSRNINLIFYISVFTSYSLFKFIDTNKLYLNV, from the coding sequence ATGAGAATAATATTATCTTTTTTAATAGTAACTTTGCTAGCATATATTTTATCTAAGAAAATAAATAAATATTGTAAAGAAATATATATTGTTAGTTTACTAATTTCAGGAATAGTTCTATGGCATACATATTTAAGTTTAAATGGATACATAATTACATACTCACCTATACTAAATATATTAATGGATGCGATTAAATCGGGAGCCTTAGGTGGAGCAATTTTTATTTTAGTGATGTATATGGGAGTGTTTGACAAATCAAATAATTTTACTAGAAGACTTAGAAAAAATAGGGGTGTATTATCAATTATAGGCTCTATATTACTACTACCACATATATTAGCTTATATGATTTCTTATATACAAAATGCTACAATATTAACGGAAAATGGATTTAATTTCGTATTAGCCTTAGTTTTATTTGTCTCGGGATTGATAGCTTTTATTATAATGGTTCCTTTATTTATCACATCATTTATAAAAATTAGAAAAAATATGGATAGAGGTAAATGGAAAAAAATACAGGCTAATGCTTATATTTTCTACGCTATGATATTTATACATGTAATTGCACTATATTTATCAAAAAATCCTAGTTATTCTAGAAATATAAATTTAATATTTTATATTAGTGTATTTACATCATATAGTTTATTCAAGTTTATAGATACTAATAAATTATACCTTAATGTATAG